A DNA window from bacterium contains the following coding sequences:
- a CDS encoding alpha/beta hydrolase translates to MEIITIKSTDGIMLEAAIHRVQQDTPRGCIILAHGITASMDEGILLHLAEKLTKTRFTVLRFSYRGHGKSGGTQRGMTIAGEMLDLQAVIDFTLQAFNLPIAIIAISFGAVSTCLSIPFIKHHIQGIAFWNPVLDLQRTFIHPEVPWGKKYFNNENVSKLISDGFILLNGTFEFGRVLWEEMKWLDPSRYFLESSIPTMIVHGDCDSCVPYSISRDAALQNRYCDLFTIEGSDHGFSGKETEDKVIDITINWLIELSTRDKPHKSLPTVFN, encoded by the coding sequence ATGGAAATCATTACCATTAAATCAACTGATGGGATTATGCTTGAAGCTGCTATCCATCGTGTACAACAGGATACTCCTCGTGGTTGTATCATTCTCGCGCATGGAATCACCGCGAGTATGGATGAAGGAATCTTATTGCATCTTGCGGAGAAACTAACTAAAACTCGGTTTACTGTTCTTCGTTTTTCTTATCGAGGACATGGGAAAAGCGGGGGTACGCAACGAGGTATGACCATCGCAGGGGAAATGCTCGACCTGCAAGCAGTTATCGATTTTACATTACAAGCATTCAATCTGCCTATAGCGATAATAGCTATAAGTTTTGGTGCAGTTTCGACCTGTCTATCAATTCCCTTCATTAAACACCATATTCAAGGGATTGCATTTTGGAATCCGGTACTTGATTTGCAACGAACGTTCATTCATCCGGAGGTTCCTTGGGGCAAGAAATATTTCAATAATGAAAATGTAAGCAAATTGATATCCGACGGTTTCATCTTGCTTAACGGTACATTTGAATTCGGTCGAGTTCTCTGGGAAGAAATGAAATGGTTAGATCCTTCTCGTTATTTCTTGGAATCATCTATACCAACGATGATTGTTCATGGTGATTGTGACTCCTGTGTTCCTTACTCTATTTCTCGAGATGCAGCGCTACAAAATCGGTATTGTGATTTATTTACTATCGAGGGTTCAGACCATGGTTTTAGCGGAAAAGAAACTGAAGATAAGGTTATTGATATTACTATTAATTGGTTGATAGAGTTATCTACAAGAGATAAACCCCATAAAAGTTTACCCACAGTTTTTAACTAG
- a CDS encoding zinc-binding alcohol dehydrogenase, whose translation MHQIVVNQEGKIAIRQIEPPKLENNRILVKVEYGTISVGTETLMIRAARNNPPQSVIPLGYSEAGTVLEVGTEITNVKPGDRVACYGAPYVHHAEILSVPKHLYCPIPEHVSTRDAAFIAMGTIAIHGVRQSGLRFGESALVVGLGLIGQMVSQVCVAAGVKTIVADLNPERLQLAKQLGADDALNPADDNYLNQIKAYTDGQGVDAVLLCLATNSKKPLEQAFDAVRFRGKIVIVGVLPLEINRDQFFAKEAAVLISRAAGAGRYDPRYEKDGVDYPYGYVRWTEHRNMQEFIRLLSKGLIKVTPLISSEYPLAKIPEVYEQLLTGTQNILGIVIKY comes from the coding sequence ATGCATCAAATCGTTGTTAATCAGGAAGGAAAAATAGCGATTCGTCAAATTGAGCCACCGAAATTGGAGAATAATCGAATTTTAGTTAAGGTGGAATACGGGACGATTAGCGTGGGAACCGAAACACTGATGATTCGAGCGGCGCGAAATAATCCTCCGCAATCAGTCATTCCGCTTGGATATAGTGAAGCTGGAACTGTGTTAGAGGTTGGTACAGAAATTACCAATGTTAAACCAGGTGACCGTGTTGCCTGTTACGGGGCACCGTATGTTCATCATGCGGAAATTTTATCCGTTCCCAAACATTTATACTGCCCGATACCGGAACATGTATCTACGCGCGATGCTGCGTTTATCGCTATGGGAACGATTGCTATCCATGGCGTTCGACAATCTGGGTTGCGATTTGGTGAATCTGCGTTAGTTGTCGGATTAGGTCTTATTGGTCAGATGGTAAGCCAGGTTTGCGTAGCGGCTGGAGTTAAAACGATTGTTGCTGATTTAAATCCTGAACGGTTGCAGTTAGCGAAACAACTGGGGGCAGATGATGCACTCAATCCGGCCGATGATAACTATCTAAACCAGATTAAAGCGTATACCGATGGACAAGGAGTAGATGCCGTGTTGCTCTGTTTAGCGACGAACTCAAAAAAACCTCTTGAACAAGCGTTTGATGCAGTTCGGTTCCGTGGGAAAATCGTTATTGTTGGCGTTCTGCCGTTAGAAATCAATCGTGACCAGTTTTTTGCTAAAGAAGCTGCGGTGCTGATTTCTCGGGCAGCCGGTGCTGGTCGGTATGACCCACGGTATGAAAAAGATGGGGTTGATTATCCTTATGGATATGTTCGCTGGACTGAACATCGGAACATGCAAGAGTTTATCCGATTATTATCCAAGGGATTGATTAAAGTCACACCGTTAATCAGTAGCGAGTATCCACTAGCTAAAATTCCGGAGGTATACGAACAACTGTTAACCGGAACTCAGAATATATTGGGTATAGTTATAAAGTATTAA
- a CDS encoding formylmethanofuran dehydrogenase subunit E family protein, whose product MNEKKLLNQLIQFHGHLGPYLVLGYRMGAIGLRETNAKKYFGVNIAVHCPNKPPVRCLIDGLQFATGATYGKANICITKFTDTVKVVIKNTTTKKTVTISFNPKWYQLFKQNLTPDEEEMNVLSYTILRAPEQELFRIKYKR is encoded by the coding sequence ATGAACGAAAAAAAGTTACTTAATCAACTCATTCAGTTCCATGGTCATCTCGGTCCCTATTTAGTGCTCGGATATCGGATGGGCGCTATTGGGTTGCGTGAAACTAACGCAAAAAAATATTTCGGGGTTAACATTGCCGTCCATTGTCCAAATAAACCGCCGGTTCGTTGTTTGATAGATGGACTTCAATTCGCAACCGGAGCAACCTATGGGAAAGCGAACATCTGCATAACAAAATTTACCGATACCGTTAAGGTGGTAATAAAAAATACTACAACTAAAAAAACCGTTACCATATCGTTTAATCCGAAATGGTATCAGCTATTCAAACAAAATCTTACTCCCGATGAAGAAGAAATGAATGTTTTATCGTATACTATCTTAAGAGCTCCAGAACAAGAACTATTCCGGATAAAGTATAAAAGATAA
- a CDS encoding prolyl oligopeptidase family serine peptidase produces the protein METPITFKNQGMQMIGIIHRPEGKSNCPAVIFYHGFTGNKADAHWVFTKFARKLVEHGIGAFRFDFRHSCDSEGDFSQMTISGEISDAIVAIDYLSVEPWVDRTRIGVFGLSLGGCIAAIVSGRDSRVKSTVLWAPVAKPWEDFYNAGLPKQDLPFEEQSAIYIGAAFREELPFIRPLDEIIKRNRPVLIIHGTEDQTIPYQRGQEFAQALNQIGCKNKLILIPGGDHTFSKKIHEDKVIAESVKWFVETL, from the coding sequence ATGGAAACACCGATAACTTTTAAAAATCAAGGGATGCAGATGATTGGAATAATCCATCGTCCGGAAGGAAAATCAAATTGTCCGGCAGTAATTTTTTATCACGGATTCACAGGAAATAAAGCGGATGCTCATTGGGTATTCACCAAATTCGCTCGAAAACTGGTTGAACACGGTATTGGCGCGTTTCGATTCGATTTTCGGCATTCGTGCGATAGTGAAGGAGATTTTAGCCAGATGACCATATCCGGTGAAATTTCGGATGCAATTGTTGCCATTGATTATCTTTCAGTAGAACCGTGGGTTGACCGAACTCGAATCGGAGTATTTGGATTAAGTCTCGGCGGGTGTATTGCCGCTATTGTGTCCGGTCGAGATAGCCGAGTTAAATCAACGGTACTCTGGGCACCGGTTGCGAAACCGTGGGAAGATTTCTATAACGCTGGATTACCGAAACAAGACCTGCCGTTCGAAGAACAATCTGCGATATACATTGGGGCTGCGTTTCGCGAAGAATTACCCTTTATCCGACCGCTAGACGAGATTATTAAGCGGAATCGACCGGTCTTGATTATTCATGGAACTGAAGATCAAACTATTCCCTATCAGCGAGGACAAGAGTTCGCTCAGGCACTGAACCAGATCGGATGTAAAAATAAATTAATTTTGATCCCTGGTGGCGACCATACCTTTAGCAAGAAGATACATGAAGACAAAGTTATTGCAGAATCAGTTAAATGGTTTGTAGAAACTTTGTGA